Proteins encoded in a region of the Triticum dicoccoides isolate Atlit2015 ecotype Zavitan chromosome 3A, WEW_v2.0, whole genome shotgun sequence genome:
- the LOC119267855 gene encoding ABC transporter F family member 4-like, with translation MAAPPPTLALAVEKGPRAGETRQCSAGAALRVGRVVKGNDLAVRDGGASQQHLVIEFLPPPGAGWAVSDLGSSNGTLLNGKPLAPSVPAPLSHGDLIKVGDSTVLAVSIAPDSDPKPVANPSSRRSSRQTAVVAPIAAEEKPPAVTRRGARKKAPPAAQHPDTQKEDPEAEGVAVDEKPQVVARRGGWQKLAAAEPLFEMETVKAPRRGEQRKPVEPSAPENEEVDKEEATAVPRRGRRKNAAQPPELEKEKEEATVVTRRGRHKNVVGPSEPEKEEEEEATAVTRRGRQKNVVGPSEPEKEEEEEAMAVTRRGRQKNVVEPSEPEKEEEATAVTRRGRQKNVVQPPEPEKEKEEEATVVMRRGRQKNAVQPPEPEKEKEEEATVVTRFGRQKNVVEPPKPEKEEEEEAPVVTNRRGRKKNVVTDAPPQLPPKMRSIRGRGKKASASDMVLEDVEEKGGNELAVSRARPEDLLVSATLKGVKAQKRDKVASGDGDIEGAAVSLEEKVPKGRASARLAAFDNGANAAAAPIEEMEEAVDATLRGRQKKDVEPHEPEKDEEEEAMVVTRRGRRKKNMEPHEPEKEEKEDKAPVVMHHGATKKNAAPVAPVSLPPKRKSARGRGRPTRASTMNTVLEEEVVEEEQGGNKLSASRARTGKPPTSTTVKKGDNAAAVDGEVKRTAKPLEEKLPKRRAVAKLAANNISYAAAAKPTEEMEEATEASHHGGQKAMEHPELENDEDVTMVTHRGERKRAAVVKRRVAGKKDVVAVMRSGRGRGRVGRTRARNNVPEEDNMVVEKENELPVPRELAGNLPVATAVNGGEDREVKGTKKAVESELPKGRASAQSSSDNKSEEEQGGADGSSRVASAQSSSDNKGGANGSSRLDSGSNGIPNTTSKYREDRKLKPYSTPFDVRLDRALKKYSA, from the exons ATGGCCGCTCCGCCGCCGACGCTCGCCCTGGCGGTGGAGAAGGGGCCACGGGCGGGGGAGACCCGGCAGTGCAGCGCGGGCGCCGCCCTCCGCGTCGGTCGCGTCGTCAAGGGCAACGATCTCGCCGTGCGCGACGGGGGCGCGTCGCAGCAGCACCTCGTCATCGAGTTCCTCCCGCCGCCCGGCGCCGGCTGGGCCGTCTCCGATCTCGGGTCCTCCAATGGCACCCTCCTCAACGGCAAGCCCCTCGCGCCCTCCGTCCCCGCCCCGCTCTCCCATGGGGACCTAATCAAGGTCGGCGATTCAACCGTGCTCGCCGTCTCCATCGCGCCTGATTCGGATCCCAAGCCTGTCGCCAACCCCAGTTCCAGGCGCTCCTCGCGGCAGACGGCGGTGGTGGCACCGATTGCGGCGGAGGAGAAGCCCCCTGCGGTGACCCGCCGTGGCGCACGAAAGAAAGCGCCGCCGGCCGCCCAGCACCCCGACACGCAGAAGGAAGATCCAGAGGCAGAGGGAGTGGCGGTGGATGAGAAGCCCCAGGTGGTTGCGCGCCGGGGAGGATGGCAGAAGCTGGCTGCAGCGGAGCCCCTATTTGAGATGGAGACTGTGAAGGCGCCTCGCCGTGGAGAGCAGAGGAAGCCCGTGGAGCCGTCTGCACCAGAGAATGAGGAGGTGGATAAGGAGGAGGCCACGGCGGTGCCGCGTCGTGGCAGACGGAAGAATGCTGCGCAGCCCCCTGAACTAGAGAAGGAAAAGGAGGAGGCCACAGTGGTGACGCGCCGTGGCAGACACAAGAATGTTGTGGGGCCGTCTGAAccagagaaggaagaggaggaggaggccacggcGGTGACACGCCGTGGCAGGCAGAAGAATGTTGTGGGGCCCTCTGAAccagagaaggaagaggaggaggaggccatggcGGTGACACGCCGTGGCAGGCAGAAGAATGTTGTGGAGCCCTCTGAAccagagaaggaagaggaggcCACAGCGGTGACACGCCGTG GCAGGCAGAAGAATGTTGTGCAGCCCCCTGAACCAGAGAAGGAAAAGGAGGAGGAGGCCACAGTGGTGATGCGCCGTGGCAGGCAGAAGAATGCTGTGCAGCCCCCTGAACCAGAGAAGGAAAAGGAGGAGGAGGCCACAGTGGTGACGCGCTTTGGAAGGCAGAAGAATGTTGTGGAGCCCCCTAaaccggagaaggaagaggaggaggaggccccggtggTGACAAACCGTAGAGGGAGGAAGAAGAATGTGGTGACGGACGCCCCTCCGCAATTGCCTCCGAAGATGAGGTCCATAAGGGGCCGTGGCAAAAAGGCTAGTGCAAGCGACATGGTTCTTGAGGATGTGGAAGAGAAGGGAGGAAATGAGTTGGCTGTATCAAGAGCTCGTCCTGAGGACTTGCTCGTTTCGGCGACATTGAAGGGTGTTAAGGCTCAGAAGAGGGATAAGGTGGCATCTGGGGATGGAGACATAGAAGGGGCTGCAGTGTCATTGGAGGAGAAAGTGCCGAAGGGGAGGGCCAGTGCTCGGCTTGCCGCTTTCGATAATGGTGCTAATGCGGCTGCAGCGCCCATTGAAGAGATGGAGGAGGCTGTGGATGCAACGCTCCGAGGGAGGCAGAAGAAGGACGTTGAACCTCATGAACCAgagaaggacgaggaggaggaggccatggtGGTGACACGTCGCGGGAGGCGGAAGAAGAACATGGAACCTCATGAACCAGAGAAGGAAGAGAAGGAGGACAAAGCCCCAGTGGTGATGCACCATGGCGCAACGAAGAAGAATGCGGCGCCAGTTGCTCCTGTATCACTGCCTCCAAAGAGGAAGTCTGCAAGGGGCCGGGGAAGGCCTACAAGGGCCAGTACAATGAACACAGTtcttgaggaggaggtggtggaggaggagcaggggggAAATAAGTTGAGTGCGTCAAGAGCACGCACAGGGAAGCCACCGACTTCGACGACGGTGAAGAAGGGGGATAATGCAGCAGCTGTGGATGGAGAGGTCAAAAGAACTGCAAAGCCGTTGGAGGAGAAATTACCAAAGAGGAGGGCCGTTGCTAAGCTTGCTGCTAACAATATCTCTTATGCGGCTGCAGCCAAGCCCACTGAAGAGATGGAGGAGGCTACAGAAGCGTCTCACCACGGGGGGCAGAAAGCCATGGAGCACCCTGAACTAGAGAATGATGAGGATGTCACCATGGTGACGCACCGTGGGGAGCGGAAGAGGGCTGCTGTGGTGAAGCGCCGTGTTGCCGGGAAAAAGGATGTGGTGGCAGTGATGAGGTCTGGAAGGGGCCGAGGAAGGGTTGGAAGGACTAGGGCAAGGAATAACGTTCCTGAGGAAGACAACATGGTGGTAGAAAAGGAAAATGAATTGCCTGTGCCAAGAGAGCTGGCAGGGAATCTGCCAGTTGCGACCGCGGTGAATGGGGGTGAGGATAGAGAAGTCAAAGGAACCAAAAAAGCAGTGGAGTCTGAATTGCCAAAGGGGAGGGCCAGTGCCCAGTCTTCTTCCGACAACAAGAGTGAGGAGGAACAGGGTGGTGCGGATGGTTCTTCTAGAGTTGCCAGTGCCCAGTCTTCTTCCGACAACAAGGGTGGTGCGAATGGTTCTTCTAGACTTGATTCAGGATCTAACGGAATCCCCAACACAACAAGCAAATACAGAGAG GATAGAAAACTGAAGCCGTACTCGACTCCCTTTGATGTCAGGCTGGATAGAGCTCTGAAGAAATACTCTGCATGA